Genomic DNA from Candidatus Sulfurimonas marisnigri:
TATGTAAACTACCAGTTATTTATACTGTATCTTTGACAAGACCAGAGGCTGCTGCATTTGCTCCATGTAGCCTTATGTTATATAAGAAAAAAGATGAAGACAAAATTGTTCTTGGATTTCCTGCTGTTCACAACTGGATAAGCAGTGCACATGTAGAAAATAAAGAAGCTACTGATGTTTTATTAAAAGCTCAAAAGCAATTTGAGTCTATTTTAGCAGAAGCAACAGAGTAAAACTAAATAAACTATATGACTTTTGCTTTTAAAGTGAATAAATATTCTGCCTCAAAGAGGCTAGCTTTAGTGCCATAGCGGCTAGCGAAAACTATATGGGCTTTTGCTCATCTAGTGACTAAATATTCTGCCTCAAAGAGGCTAGCTTTAGTACCATAGCGGTTAGCGAAAACTATATGGGCTTTTGCTCATATAGTGACTAAAATAATGTAGGCTCGAGTGCTTTGAGCTTATAACTTCTTCTATGAATTTCACAATACCCATACTTCTTAATCATCTCTACATGTAGGGCTGTTCCATAACCTTTATGTTTCTCAAACTGATACTCTGGATACTTTTTAGCTTCTATTAAAATATCTCTATCATGTGTAACTTTTGCAAGAATCGAAGCAGCACTAACCTCGGCCACCTTGCCATCCGCTTTTACCATTGTGGGAAGCCCACTAACTCCGAAGTTGGAGTTTCCATCAAAAAGGTACTCTTCACATTTTAGATTTTTCATTATCTCCTGAAGCCCTCTTTTAAGACATATTGATATACCATTATCGTCAATCTCTTTAGGGGAAAACTTAACTATATGAAAAGAAGCAGCTTTAATAATTAACTCATATAGAGCTTCTCTTTTTTTCTCACTCAGTTTTTTTGAGTCATTCAAGCCTTCTACCTGCAGGTTTAAAATACACCCAGCCATAACTAAATCTCCGGCTATCGGCCCGCGACCAGCTTCATCAATTCCGCATAATTTTCCAAACATTTATTTGCCCTTTTAGTTTTAGTAATATTTAAAGATAGCCTAATCCCCAATGGCCCATATATCAAATGGAATCATCTCTACATGTGAAAGTGGATGGCTAACGCTTCCCTCTCTACTCATGGTAACTGCAGTCACGCTCTTAACCTGATGTGTAAATATAAAAGCTTCAATAGCCTCCATCTTTTTAAATAGTGTTCTCTCATCCGCAAATGGCATACCTAAAATAACTTCATCACTTTGCGGAAGATAAAAATCAATTCCATCATCATAAAAACACTCTATGTCTGATTTTAGTAACTCCAAATATATCATATTTTCAAAAAGTCTAGCAAAGTTCTTATCTATTGTAAGGGCAGACTTTAAAGATATATCGCATAAATATATCTTTTTCGTTGCCTTCGCATGGTTGGTTTTTTCTAGCTGATGAATATATTTTTTAGAACTTAGGGTCTCAATAGATTTATAGAGTTTATCTTTTGAAATCTTTCTTGTCTGTTTGAGTCTCTCATATATAGAAAAAGGAGATATCTTTTGTGCAATCATCTTTGCGCAAAATACTAAAATATCAAGTTCCATATCATCAAGTGCATACTTTAGTGTTTTTTGAATATACAAGTTGCGCTCATCACTATTGACTTTATGCATTGATGGAAATGCACCAAGCTGGAAGAAGTGGTTTAGTGCAGTAGAATCATATTTATGTTCATAAGCTAAAAACTCTTCATAATCAAGAGGGTAAAGCTGTAGAGTTTTTAAATAATCAATAGTATAGTTAATTTCACTACATGTAATTAGTTGAGGAACATTAACAATTTTAATATTTTGCGTATAGTTGTCTAAAACCAAGGTGCTTATTTTATTTTTATTGCAGAAAATTGATAGATTTTTATTTAATTCATCAATATCTATCCGTATATCACTACAATCAATATATAAGTAACTGCTCTTTTTTAGGCTTAATAGGTAATTTTTTACTAATTTAGTTTTTCCACTTTGAGAAATACCATTTATTTGATAGCTCAAATCATCCAAAAATACTTTTCTATAGTGAAATTTATCTAAACTAATTTCTGTTTTATATAACTCTTCCAAGAATATTTCCATATTGCAATTTTATCATTTCCTTATTAAAAGGAAATAAATTTGAGATAAAATCAATATTTACCCCTTATTTCCTTGAATATAGAGACTTGTTTGGGTACAATTCCACTTCACTAATATAGTTAGGCTAGACCTGACGAGTTCTTTTAGAGGGAAATACATGGAAAAAATTCGTTTAAAATTGAAAGCTTATGATCATCGTGTACTTGATAGATCTGTAGCATCAATCGTAGAGGCTGTAAAACGTACTGGCGCGGTAATCCGTGGTCCAATACCTTTACCAACAAAGATTCGTAAATATACTGTTTTAAAATCTGTTCACGTTAATAAAAAAGCTCGTGAGCAATTTGAAATTCGTATGCATGCTAGAGTAATTGACATCGTTTCTGCTACGCCAGAAACTGTAGATTCTCTTATGAAACTAGATCTTGCACCTGAAGTGGACGTTGAAGTTCGCTCTATGGACAAGTAGGAGGTCATCGTGGAATATATTGTTGAAAAAATCGGTATGAGCCGTACTATCACGGTTCCTAGTAAACCTGTTACTCTTTTAAGAGTTTTAGATGCTAAAGTATGTGAAGTTAATGAGGGTACTGCAATTGTTGCTTACAATCGCGGTAAAAAAATGAATAAGTCAATTGAAGGTCAGCAAAAGAAATATAACCTTTCATCTGAGTTTAACCGTTTAGTTACTATGGAAGTAGCTAACACTGAAGCTGGAGATTTAGATTTTACTCCTTTGGCAGAAGCTAAAGTTTTAAAAGCTACTTTTACTACTAAAGGTCGCGGTTTTACTGGTGCTATGAAGCGTTGGAATTTCTCTGGCGGTCCTGCATCACACGGTCATAGATTTGGTCGTAGAACAGGTTCAATCGGTATGGCAGAGTGGCCAGGTCGTGTAATGAAGGGTAAGAAAATGCCTGGACAATACGGAAATGTACAAAATAGCGTGAAAAATGAAATCGTTTCTTACGATGCTGAAAACAAAATCATTGCGGTTTCTGGTTCAGTTTCTGGAGCTAATGGTTCATTAGGTCGTGTAAAGGTAGCTAAATAATGAGCGCAATCGTTTTAAATGAAAAAATGGAAAAAGCATCTGAGTTAGCATTACCAGAGAGTTTTTCTGGTATTAATCCTCATAACTTATACCTGTATGTAAAGTCGGCACAAGCTGCTATGAGAGCAAATAGCTCAAAAGCTTTAACTCGTGCAGAAGTTAGAGGTGGTGGTAAGAAACCATGGGCTCAAAAAGGTGGCGGTCGCGCTCGTGCTGGTTCACGTCGTTCTCCTGTCTTTGTGGGTGGTGGTAAGGCATTTGGTCCTAATAACAACCGTAATTATGATCTTAAAGTTAATAAAAAGCAAAAGAAACTTGCTCTTAACTTTGCTCTAAACGAGCATGCACAAAACGGTACGCTTTTTATAGTTGACAACTTTGAAGTTGCATCTGGTAAAACTAAAGATGCAAATGCAATGTTTAAAGCTTTAAATCAAAGAGATGTACTTATTGTTAAGTCTATCTTAGATGAGAAGACATTTTTAGCATTTGAGAATCTTTCACAAACTTATGTTGTTGAAGCAAATGAATTAAATGCTTACTTAGCTGCTAATTATCGTTCACTTGTGATCGAAAAAGCGGTATGGGAAAATCTTGTAGGTGAGGCTAAATAATGGCAGATATTACAGATATTAAATCTATACTATATACAGAGAAGACATTAGGTATGCAAGAAGATGGAATTATAGTTGTTCAAACATCTCCTCGTATGACTAAAACAGGTCTTAAAGAGGTTTTTCGTGAGTACTTTGGAATAGTTCCATCAAGAGTTAACTCACTTAATCAAAGCGGAAAAACAAAACGTTTCCGTGGTGTACAAGGTAAACAAAATGACTTCAAAAAGTTTTATGTTCAATTACCTGAGGGTGCA
This window encodes:
- the rplD gene encoding 50S ribosomal protein L4 — encoded protein: MSAIVLNEKMEKASELALPESFSGINPHNLYLYVKSAQAAMRANSSKALTRAEVRGGGKKPWAQKGGGRARAGSRRSPVFVGGGKAFGPNNNRNYDLKVNKKQKKLALNFALNEHAQNGTLFIVDNFEVASGKTKDANAMFKALNQRDVLIVKSILDEKTFLAFENLSQTYVVEANELNAYLAANYRSLVIEKAVWENLVGEAK
- a CDS encoding ATP-binding protein; the encoded protein is MEIFLEELYKTEISLDKFHYRKVFLDDLSYQINGISQSGKTKLVKNYLLSLKKSSYLYIDCSDIRIDIDELNKNLSIFCNKNKISTLVLDNYTQNIKIVNVPQLITCSEINYTIDYLKTLQLYPLDYEEFLAYEHKYDSTALNHFFQLGAFPSMHKVNSDERNLYIQKTLKYALDDMELDILVFCAKMIAQKISPFSIYERLKQTRKISKDKLYKSIETLSSKKYIHQLEKTNHAKATKKIYLCDISLKSALTIDKNFARLFENMIYLELLKSDIECFYDDGIDFYLPQSDEVILGMPFADERTLFKKMEAIEAFIFTHQVKSVTAVTMSREGSVSHPLSHVEMIPFDIWAIGD
- the rpsJ gene encoding 30S ribosomal protein S10 — encoded protein: MEKIRLKLKAYDHRVLDRSVASIVEAVKRTGAVIRGPIPLPTKIRKYTVLKSVHVNKKAREQFEIRMHARVIDIVSATPETVDSLMKLDLAPEVDVEVRSMDK
- a CDS encoding ribonuclease HII translates to MFGKLCGIDEAGRGPIAGDLVMAGCILNLQVEGLNDSKKLSEKKREALYELIIKAASFHIVKFSPKEIDDNGISICLKRGLQEIMKNLKCEEYLFDGNSNFGVSGLPTMVKADGKVAEVSAASILAKVTHDRDILIEAKKYPEYQFEKHKGYGTALHVEMIKKYGYCEIHRRSYKLKALEPTLF
- the rplC gene encoding 50S ribosomal protein L3, giving the protein MEYIVEKIGMSRTITVPSKPVTLLRVLDAKVCEVNEGTAIVAYNRGKKMNKSIEGQQKKYNLSSEFNRLVTMEVANTEAGDLDFTPLAEAKVLKATFTTKGRGFTGAMKRWNFSGGPASHGHRFGRRTGSIGMAEWPGRVMKGKKMPGQYGNVQNSVKNEIVSYDAENKIIAVSGSVSGANGSLGRVKVAK
- a CDS encoding 50S ribosomal protein L23, which encodes MADITDIKSILYTEKTLGMQEDGIIVVQTSPRMTKTGLKEVFREYFGIVPSRVNSLNQSGKTKRFRGVQGKQNDFKKFYVQLPEGAQIESLAV